The proteins below come from a single Parageobacillus thermoglucosidasius genomic window:
- a CDS encoding SDR family oxidoreductase: MHVLDLFKITGKTAIVTGGGRGLGEQIAVGLAEAGANVVVCSRKVEACEQVKEKLEKLGVKSLALPCDVTNPDDVQRVVQATADEFGRIDILVNNSGATWGAPAEEMPLEAWQKVMDVNVTGTFLMSQAAGKVMIRQQSGKIINIASIAGLGGTNPEVLNTIGYNTSKGAIITLTKDLAVKWGKYGIHVNAVAPGFFPTKMSKVILERVGKKILENTPLKRFGGEDDLKGAVLFLASRASDFVTGSLIVVDGGTHAGF; encoded by the coding sequence ATGCATGTGCTTGACTTATTTAAAATTACGGGAAAGACAGCGATCGTCACAGGAGGAGGACGAGGGTTAGGCGAGCAAATCGCCGTCGGTTTGGCAGAAGCGGGAGCCAATGTTGTCGTATGTTCGCGGAAAGTGGAGGCGTGTGAGCAAGTAAAAGAAAAATTAGAGAAACTTGGCGTGAAATCACTTGCGTTGCCATGCGATGTCACTAATCCGGACGATGTGCAGCGCGTCGTTCAAGCGACGGCAGACGAATTTGGACGAATTGATATTTTAGTCAATAACAGCGGCGCGACATGGGGGGCGCCTGCGGAGGAAATGCCGCTAGAGGCGTGGCAGAAAGTGATGGACGTCAATGTCACCGGAACGTTTTTGATGAGCCAAGCCGCCGGAAAAGTGATGATTCGGCAGCAAAGCGGCAAAATTATCAATATTGCTTCCATCGCCGGACTCGGCGGAACCAATCCGGAAGTGTTAAATACGATCGGTTACAACACAAGCAAAGGAGCAATCATTACGTTAACAAAAGATTTAGCGGTAAAATGGGGAAAATACGGGATTCATGTCAATGCGGTTGCTCCGGGATTTTTCCCGACGAAAATGTCAAAGGTCATTCTTGAACGAGTGGGGAAAAAAATTTTGGAAAACACGCCGCTAAAACGTTTTGGCGGAGAAGATGATTTGAAAGGTGCAGTGTTGTTTTTAGCGTCCCGCGCTTCCGATTTCGTGACGGGATCATTGATCGTTGTCGATGGCGGCACACATGCGGGCTTTTAA
- a CDS encoding TetR/AcrR family transcriptional regulator, giving the protein MEASIALFDENGFSETSVQDIVDALGVTKGTFYYYFKSKEELLMDIHLRYIEGLLEKQKKIIGDPAKTAKEKVLDIVYMLIHNIEKQGRQARVFFREMKHLNEEHLKKISEKRDMFRYGLQSLIEKGIKNGEFREDLHPSIAALTVLGAANWSYQWFRPDGELSDFEVAKQMVAILLEGMEKRSSAIG; this is encoded by the coding sequence ATGGAAGCAAGCATCGCACTATTTGATGAAAATGGATTTAGCGAAACTTCGGTTCAAGATATTGTGGATGCGCTGGGAGTGACAAAAGGAACATTTTACTATTATTTTAAAAGCAAAGAAGAATTGCTAATGGATATTCATCTCCGCTATATTGAAGGATTGCTGGAAAAGCAAAAGAAAATTATCGGCGATCCTGCAAAAACGGCAAAGGAAAAAGTATTGGACATCGTCTATATGCTGATTCATAACATTGAGAAACAGGGGAGACAGGCGCGCGTTTTTTTCCGGGAAATGAAACATTTAAATGAAGAACATTTAAAAAAGATTAGCGAAAAACGCGACATGTTTCGCTACGGACTTCAATCGTTAATTGAAAAAGGAATCAAAAATGGAGAGTTTCGCGAAGATTTGCACCCGTCTATCGCGGCATTGACGGTTTTGGGGGCGGCAAACTGGAGCTATCAATGGTTTCGGCCTGATGGCGAACTAAGCGATTTCGAAGTAGCGAAACAAATGGTGGCGATTTTGCTGGAAGGAATGGAGAAAAGGTCGTCTGCTATCGGCTAA
- a CDS encoding phosphotransferase family protein gives MAAIIPVRKGEELPADKLTAFLRKMIPDFPEEPLQIQQFSAGRSNLTYLLSCGEWEAVLRRPPLGPVAPKAHDMKRESAWLTEIHPLFSLAPKPLLFCDDESIIGSPFFIMERRKGIVLDTEFPAHVTPKEEICRNISETMVDTLVALHHLDYTKTRLANMAKPEGFMERQVYGWIQRYERAKTDDIQEVEALTKWLASHIPEKSEAAIIHYDYKLNNALFAEDDITKMVGLFDWEMSTVGDPLADVAVAMSYWIQEDDPLSLKNGFGKTPVTVYQGFYTRDEFIRAYAEKSGRDVSNMHFYLTFAYFKLSVICQQIYYRYRRGQTNDERFRHFGMFVPELIKYAWQLAMR, from the coding sequence GTGGCAGCGATTATTCCTGTGCGCAAAGGAGAAGAATTGCCAGCCGATAAGTTAACGGCTTTTTTAAGAAAGATGATTCCCGATTTTCCAGAAGAGCCTCTTCAAATCCAACAATTTTCGGCGGGGCGTTCTAATTTGACATATTTGTTATCGTGCGGTGAATGGGAAGCGGTGCTGCGCCGCCCGCCGCTTGGTCCGGTGGCGCCAAAAGCGCACGATATGAAAAGGGAAAGCGCATGGCTCACAGAAATTCATCCGCTCTTTTCGTTGGCGCCAAAGCCGCTGTTGTTTTGTGATGATGAATCGATTATCGGAAGCCCGTTTTTCATTATGGAGCGGCGCAAAGGCATCGTATTGGATACAGAATTTCCAGCACATGTCACTCCGAAGGAGGAAATATGTCGGAATATTTCGGAAACAATGGTGGATACGCTTGTGGCATTACATCATCTTGATTACACAAAAACGCGTTTAGCCAACATGGCGAAGCCGGAAGGGTTTATGGAGCGGCAAGTTTATGGCTGGATTCAACGGTACGAGCGGGCGAAGACAGATGATATTCAAGAAGTGGAAGCGTTAACGAAATGGCTTGCAAGCCATATTCCGGAAAAAAGCGAAGCAGCAATTATTCACTATGATTATAAATTAAACAATGCGTTGTTTGCAGAAGACGATATTACGAAAATGGTCGGGTTGTTCGACTGGGAAATGTCGACAGTCGGAGACCCGCTGGCGGATGTGGCGGTGGCAATGAGTTATTGGATTCAAGAGGACGACCCGCTGTCGCTAAAAAACGGATTTGGAAAAACGCCGGTTACTGTATATCAGGGATTTTATACGCGGGATGAATTTATCCGGGCGTATGCGGAAAAAAGTGGACGCGATGTTTCGAACATGCATTTTTATTTAACGTTTGCTTATTTTAAGCTTTCTGTCATTTGCCAGCAAATTTATTATCGCTATCGCCGCGGGCAAACAAATGATGAGCGTTTCCGCCATTTTGGCATGTTTGTTCCGGAACTTATAAAATATGCATGGCAGTTAGCGATGCGTTGA
- a CDS encoding 2-phosphosulfolactate phosphatase has protein sequence MRSVHVVLRKEDIDEVALGNGKVAVVFDILLATSAITAALSFGAASVIPARSAQEAKAQANLLANGNYELVGEYEGNTIDGFYPPFPLFLQTFCLGKTLILSTTNGTVAIRKAMNAGHLYAGSLLNGRALAEHICRHHSSETIVAICAGSSGRFCLEDFYGAGYFISCLLQCGASERGLSDAAMAALLFYEKYHTESDGKTVLASSRTGRWMLAHGLAADMDYIHRQGALSVIPVLQKTASGWEIRDAAKQTFSF, from the coding sequence ATGAGAAGCGTTCATGTTGTGCTTCGCAAGGAAGACATTGACGAAGTAGCTTTAGGGAACGGGAAAGTGGCGGTAGTATTTGATATTTTGCTAGCCACATCGGCGATCACCGCTGCGCTTTCGTTTGGGGCCGCTTCCGTCATTCCGGCGAGAAGCGCCCAGGAAGCGAAAGCGCAAGCGAACTTACTGGCAAACGGCAATTATGAACTTGTCGGGGAGTATGAAGGCAACACCATTGACGGGTTTTATCCCCCATTCCCCCTTTTTTTGCAAACATTTTGTTTAGGAAAAACGCTTATTTTATCAACGACTAACGGAACGGTTGCGATTCGCAAGGCCATGAATGCCGGTCATCTTTACGCCGGGAGCTTACTCAATGGCCGGGCGCTTGCCGAACATATTTGCCGCCATCATTCCTCAGAAACCATTGTCGCTATTTGTGCAGGTTCATCAGGGCGGTTTTGTTTAGAAGATTTTTACGGGGCCGGTTATTTTATTTCCTGCTTGCTTCAATGTGGCGCTTCCGAGCGCGGTTTATCTGATGCTGCCATGGCGGCGCTGCTTTTTTATGAAAAATATCATACGGAAAGCGATGGAAAAACGGTGCTGGCCTCTTCGCGGACCGGGCGGTGGATGTTGGCTCACGGCCTTGCAGCAGATATGGATTACATTCATCGGCAAGGAGCGCTTTCTGTCATTCCGGTGTTGCAAAAGACGGCATCGGGATGGGAAATTCGGGATGCGGCGAAGCAGACGTTTTCTTTTTGA
- a CDS encoding aminotransferase A, with the protein MEHLIHSRVKNIEISGIRKFFNMVADRPGLISLTIGQPDFPTPEHVKEAGKEAITGNFTTYTHNAGFLELRQAACDFIREKYGLDYQPDEVITTVGASEALDITFRTILEEGTEVILPGPVYPGYEPLIRLCGAKPVYIDTRPNGFRLSAELIAPHLNERTRCIVLPYPSNPTGATLSEQELREIAALVKGRPIWVVSDEIYSELVYNGRHHSIAKWLREQTIVINGLSKSHSMTGWRVGFVFAPSFVTKHMLKVHQYSVSCTSSISQKAALAALTAGKNDAEAMRLQYKERMEYAYRRLIDMGLKVEKPNGAFYLFPSIAAFGQSSFDFAIDVVNKAGVALVPGSAFSQYGEGHVRLSYAYSLNMLKEGLDRLERYIKERQ; encoded by the coding sequence GTGGAACATCTGATTCATTCGCGTGTAAAAAACATTGAAATATCCGGCATCCGCAAATTTTTTAACATGGTTGCCGACCGTCCCGGTTTGATTTCATTAACGATCGGGCAGCCGGATTTTCCGACTCCTGAACACGTGAAAGAGGCGGGAAAAGAAGCCATTACCGGCAATTTCACCACATATACGCATAATGCCGGTTTTCTTGAATTGCGCCAAGCCGCTTGCGATTTTATTCGCGAGAAATACGGACTGGATTATCAGCCTGACGAAGTAATCACCACCGTCGGAGCAAGCGAAGCGCTTGACATTACCTTTCGTACCATTTTAGAAGAAGGAACAGAGGTCATTTTGCCCGGCCCCGTCTACCCGGGATACGAACCGCTGATCCGGCTTTGCGGGGCAAAACCAGTATATATCGATACACGGCCTAACGGATTTCGTCTATCCGCCGAGTTAATCGCTCCTCACTTAAACGAGCGGACTCGCTGCATCGTGCTCCCATATCCTTCGAACCCCACCGGAGCCACACTATCGGAACAAGAACTCCGGGAAATTGCTGCGCTTGTGAAAGGCCGGCCGATCTGGGTTGTCTCGGACGAAATTTATAGTGAACTCGTTTACAACGGCCGCCACCATTCGATTGCGAAATGGCTGCGCGAACAAACTATCGTTATTAACGGATTAAGCAAGTCCCATTCCATGACAGGATGGCGGGTCGGTTTTGTGTTCGCTCCGTCTTTCGTTACCAAACATATGCTCAAAGTGCACCAATACAGCGTTTCATGTACATCTTCTATCTCGCAAAAAGCTGCGCTCGCCGCCTTAACAGCTGGAAAAAATGACGCAGAAGCGATGCGTTTGCAATACAAAGAACGGATGGAATATGCTTACCGCCGTCTCATCGATATGGGATTGAAAGTGGAAAAACCGAACGGTGCCTTTTACTTATTTCCATCTATCGCCGCTTTTGGCCAATCCTCTTTCGATTTCGCGATCGATGTCGTAAATAAAGCCGGCGTAGCGCTCGTTCCCGGCAGCGCCTTTTCCCAATACGGAGAAGGACATGTGCGCCTTTCTTACGCTTATTCACTAAATATGTTAAAAGAAGGGCTGGATCGCCTTGAACGATATATTAAAGAAAGACAGTGA
- a CDS encoding IDEAL domain-containing protein, which translates to MYEKQYPYEGAILFSQMEETNSYGPLAEKVLEHAIFLFQKQKLMEKIDEALMARDKSLFLELSAQYNELLKKYGA; encoded by the coding sequence ATGTACGAAAAGCAATATCCTTATGAAGGAGCGATTTTATTCAGCCAAATGGAAGAAACAAATAGTTATGGTCCTCTCGCGGAAAAAGTGCTGGAACACGCGATATTCCTGTTTCAAAAACAAAAATTGATGGAAAAAATCGATGAGGCATTGATGGCGCGAGACAAGTCCCTCTTTTTAGAACTTTCCGCACAATATAATGAACTTCTTAAAAAATACGGTGCGTAA
- the corA gene encoding magnesium/cobalt transporter CorA, translated as MDMIRTCAVTKEFDVMYNVPLRFVNSADISWYWVDFHEPTEDEAKLLADFFHFHPLAIEDCLEYVQRPKLDFYDQYLFVVLHAIEESSLEAEEVDLFVGQNFVVSFHKQSIHAVNEVWERIKSEEDVQQGPFHVMYRIIDKIVDDYFPPIYHIEDVLNELEENANDETIQEIIEKVFDIRSDLSKLRRTIVPMRDLLYRIIHSERLQRMKERQLYFHDIYDHLLKLAEMIETNREITSDIRDSYLSLNSNRMNTIMMTLTVITTIFMPLTFISSIYGMNFDYMPELHWKYGYFAVLGVMAVIAIAMFFWFKRNGWFRFHKGNDPKKK; from the coding sequence ATGGATATGATTCGGACATGCGCGGTGACAAAAGAGTTTGACGTGATGTATAATGTTCCGCTTCGGTTTGTCAATAGCGCTGACATTTCATGGTATTGGGTTGATTTTCATGAACCGACGGAAGATGAAGCAAAGCTGCTGGCTGACTTTTTTCATTTTCATCCGCTTGCCATTGAAGACTGTTTGGAGTATGTGCAGCGGCCTAAGCTGGATTTTTATGACCAATATTTATTTGTTGTGCTGCATGCGATTGAAGAAAGCTCGCTGGAAGCAGAGGAAGTTGATTTATTTGTTGGACAAAATTTTGTCGTTTCTTTTCATAAGCAATCCATCCATGCCGTGAATGAAGTGTGGGAACGGATCAAAAGCGAAGAAGATGTCCAGCAAGGTCCTTTCCATGTCATGTACCGCATCATAGACAAGATCGTTGATGACTATTTTCCGCCGATTTATCATATTGAAGATGTGTTGAATGAATTAGAAGAAAATGCAAATGATGAAACAATTCAAGAAATCATCGAAAAAGTGTTTGACATTCGCAGCGATTTATCGAAGTTAAGAAGAACGATTGTGCCAATGCGCGATTTGCTGTACCGGATTATTCATTCTGAACGTCTGCAGCGGATGAAGGAGCGCCAACTATATTTTCATGATATTTATGACCATCTTCTCAAGCTGGCAGAAATGATTGAAACAAATCGCGAAATTACCTCTGACATCCGCGATAGTTATTTGTCGCTCAACTCAAACCGGATGAATACTATTATGATGACATTGACGGTCATAACGACGATTTTTATGCCATTAACGTTTATTTCCAGCATTTATGGAATGAATTTTGATTATATGCCAGAATTGCATTGGAAGTATGGTTACTTTGCGGTTCTTGGAGTAATGGCGGTGATTGCGATTGCGATGTTTTTTTGGTTTAAGCGGAACGGCTGGTTCCGGTTTCATAAAGGGAATGATCCCAAAAAGAAATGA